DNA sequence from the Oncorhynchus keta strain PuntledgeMale-10-30-2019 chromosome 1, Oket_V2, whole genome shotgun sequence genome:
aagggctatacctaaataaatttgatttgattttggaacTAGACTTGATGTACtgggtgatgtactgggccatatgcactaccctctgcagtgccttgcagtcggaggctgagcagttgccataccaggcagtgatgcaaccagtgctctcgatggtgcagctgtagaaccttttgaggatctgaggacccatgacaaatcttttcagtctcctgagggggaataggttttgttgtgccctcttcactaccTATTGTATATCTGTGTGTTGGTGGTGATATGCTCACATTCTATGGGATCTACTGTACTTAAAGTAGTGGCCATTTAGCTGTACTTTATCTGAGCCTGTGTTCACTCTGTGGGCAGAGACCAGCAGCACTGGGAAGGCTAAGCTTGGTTTTTGGGGTTTGATGTCACACAATGCTTTGAATCgccaacatactgtacagtaaaacTGACTAACTGCAGCCTCCATTTTGATTTGGGTGGAGAGGGGCGGCGCAGGGCGGCACAGTAGACCGGTACCGAGGCCCAGAAGGTGCTGTTTCTCCTGACCGACAGGTAGTGATGGAACTAATGGTGTAATGGCTGACAGCTGGAGACCAAACAGatgaaaagagagtgagagaggaaaaacaaaaagggTAAAGACAAAAAGGAAAGGAGAGAATGAAAGTTAGGGATAGAGTGTGAGGGGAAGAAGGGGAAGGGTTTATACATGCAGGTAACTATCAATATGAATGAGCCTTTTAGGTACTGTATAATAGACCATAGGGCTGTAGCAGTCAAGTATCTAACTGCTATTGATAATCTCTTTTATCATCTCAGTGTTTGATTGTTCGGTCGCCTCAAGTTCACAGGTCACTTCCTGTTTGCACAAGTAAAGGAATGGCTCTCCTCTCGCTCTAGGCTCGCCAGGCCCTGTATTAAGGGGTCTGTGGAAAAGGCATTGACACGTTCTGCACCTGTCCAATAGGTAAAACGGACTATTCCAGTATTTGACTcctcgtctctctttctcctctctcctcagcgtACTTCACAGACCTCTTGAACAGATCCGAGCGTTCCCTTCAAGAGTCCTTCCTGGCCACGCTGGGCTCTCTCTACTCCAAGAACGCCCCTGTGTTCCAGGACCTGTACGCTGACCTGCGTCGCTACTACCGTGGCTCCGCTGTCAACCTGGAGGAGACGCTCAACGACTTCTGGGCACGGCTGCTGGAGCGACTGTTCAAGgcctcctccctcccacagtACACTCTCACTGATGACTACCTGGAGTGTGTGGCCAAGCAAACGGAGACCCTGCGGCCCTTTGGGGACGTCCCCCGTGACCTCAAGCCCAAGGTCACCAGGGCCTTCGTGGCGGCGCGGTCATTCGTCCAGGGCTTGACTGTCAGTGGGGAGGTGGTCCGCAAAGTCTCCCAGGTACTGTTATAGTAGAGACCTGTGCTGTTTCACGTGTTGCTACCGCTGAGAAATATGGCAGTGCTTTTTATTCCTGATATTACCACCTCACATCCACCACACCGTCAACCATTAAACACCCTGCACACACATAATCGCTGTCAACTAGTTGAAATTGGGATTGTTATGTAAATCACTGAGTAAGTTCCTTGCGTAAATCTGTCACAGAAAGAAAATGCCCTGGGTGTGTAATTTTCACTCCTAGGCAGTGTGTTTAACCTTGGTTACCCTGGTGAAAACATATgcatactgtagatggatagagcACAGTAGGGGCGTGCCTCAGTAGGGGCGTGCCTCAGTAGGGGCGTGCCTCAGTAGGGGCGTGCCTCAGTAGGGCGTGCCTCAGTAAGGGCGTGCCTCAATAGGGGCGTGCCTCAGTAGGGGCGTGCCTCAGTAGGGGCCTGCCTCAGTAGGGGCCTGCCTCAGTAGGGGCATGCCTCAGTAGGGGCTTGTCTCAGTAAGTGCTTGTCTCAGTAGGGATGGGTAAAGGGCTGCTGTGCATTGCCCCAGCAACAGGGTGTGTGAGGGGCGGATGAAACATGTGAGCGAGGCTAGCTTAAAAAACATTTCCCATCAGGAGTGAATTACAAAGAAACCTGGCCCCTCCGACCCCTGTCCCTGTTCCTTCAGCCACAGTCTACTGGCCGACTACTTGGCCAGTCTACATTTAGCCTTTATTGGATGAAAGTAAGGCATTTTAGGGACATGTCTCTATCTCTTTGGATGGTAGCAGTGGAACGTGCCCAGTGCCTGTTTCATATGACAACTTTTATGATGCTTTTATTGGTATAGAGAATCACAAAAGCACATTCTTGGAAAGAGGAAGGAGCCTTTGAGAAATATTTAGGTTTTATGTTCATTTAAATGTAACATCAATATGAAAGTACGTTTAGCCTACAAATATCTAATGTGTAATCTGTTGTGTCTTTTAGTGGATCGCTGTGTATTTTTGCGTTACTTATCGAACATACACAAGCTATTTACACAAACACCAGAGAGGGCAATAGCCACGTACAGGAATCCTGTGGGCTCTCACTCCCTTCTTCCTAAAAATAACCACCATTTCAAACCGCTCTTTATGTTGGCACAAAGAGGCTGGAGTCTGGCCCATTTAAATACAGACTTTATTTACAGCACGGTGCCACCAGCTTTACAACTTTTAAATAGaacacagggagagggagatagaagtgtagaggaggaggtatagagagatgaaagggagtgtgtgagagaagctgagagagaggatctgagagagagaaagagagtgagagagagagaggatggatggaatAATCCCTTTGAGCTATGGTtgattactgttgttactgtcagTGACAGTGGCTGATGTAACAATATGGCATCATGGGTGTCTGTCCTGTCACTGATCTTAATTTATCAGCACCATTACCTGTCCGCTCCGCTCCGCTCTGCTCCACTCCACCTCCTGTTGTCACACTGTGTAGGAGATTTAACACTGTGGGATGTCACAATCAATTGGTGACATTCGGACATATTAGGAAGCTGGTTGTCTGTGTACATTAAGCCCTGTTGATGGGTTCCTGTGAAGTCTGTTAATACAAGGACCGGTTTGTAATGACACAGCTTTAATCTTGTTAGCTGTTCAGTCTCCTTGTGAAGTTCTTAATGGTCTCCCATTCTAGACAGCATAAGCTCGCTCTTATCCTTTTAAGGAGCTACATTTGAAGCTGCATTCTGGGAAAATGACATGGTCCTCCTCCGAATGCTTCAATAGTGCGAGATTATTCTTGGAAATGATAGCCAACTCTTGTAACAGTTAGCATCCTTTAGGAAACATCTACACCAACATATCCGTTTATCTATCCCTTACCGAACCCCTCTTATGCATTAGCTGCATGGTATTGTTGCTGTTTCATGTTGCAAAATGCGCACTACATAATCATAATCAATACATGATAATCATGATCATAGTACATGTTTTAAccacacatatacagtggggcccGACATTATTGACACCGTTGATAAAGATGAGTGATAATGACTCTATAAAATAAATCATCCCAATACTGAGCTATGTGCATGTTCAAAAACAATTAgaaagtacagtggggcaaaaaagtatttagtcagccaccaattgtgcaagttctcccacttaaaaagatgagagaggcctgtcattttcatcataggtacacgtcaactatgacaaataaaatgagaaaataaatccagaaaatcacattgtaggattttcaatgaatttatttgcaaattatggtggaaaataagtatttggtcgataacaaatgtttatctcaatactttgttaaataccctttgttggcaatgacagagatcaaacgttttctgtaagtcttcacaaggttttcacacactgttgctggtattttggcccattcctccatgcagatctcctctagagcagtgctgttttggggctgttgttgggcaacacagactttcaactcccgccaaagattttctatggggttgagatctggagactggctaggccactccaggaccttgaaatgcttcttacgaagtcactcctctgttgcccgggcggtgtgtttgggatcattgtcatgctgaaaaacccagcaacgtttcaccttcaatgcccttgctgatggaaggaggttttcactcaaaatctcacgatacatggccccattcattctttcctttacacagatcagtcgtcctggtccctttgcagaaaaacatccccaaagcatgatgtttccacccccatgcttcatagtAGGTATtatgttctttggatgcaactcggcattctttgtcctccaaacacaacgagttgagtttttaccaaaaagttatattttggtttcatctgaccatatgacattctcccaatcttcttctggatcatccaaatgctctctagcaaacttcagatgggcctggacatgtactggcttaagcagggggacacgtctggcactgcaggatttgagtccctggcggcgtagtgtgttactgatggtaggctttgttactttggtcccagctctctgcaggtcattcactaggtccccccgtgtggttctgcaatttttgctcaccgttcttgtgataattttgaccccacggggtgagggTCAGtgtaattgctcccacagttgatttcttcaaaccaagctgcttacctattgcagattcagtcttcccagcctggtgcaggtctacaattttgtttctggtgtcttggccatagtggagtttggagtgtgactgtttgaggttgtggacaggtgtcttttatactgataacaagttcaaacaggtgccattaatacaggtaacgagtggaggacagaggagccccttaaagaataagttacaggtctgtgagagccagaaatcttgcttgtttgtaggtgaccaaagaaatcctacaatgtgattttctggattttttttttctttgcatcttttttttcttctcattttgtctgtcatagttgaagtgcacctatgatgaaaattacaggcctctcatctttttaagtgggagaacttgcacaattggtggctgactaaatacttctttgccccactgtatattactTTATACTAATGCAATTGCTTAGAGAAAGAGAGTTTAACAAGTTATATTTATTTTTGCAAAAAGGCAGGAGTCAATTATTTATACCTCTAAAGAGTCTTATAAATAATGTAGTCTCATTACTCCTCACAGTTAAAAAGATGCAAAGCtccttgatgatgatgatgggtgtgCCCCTCCAGGTTCCTCTGAGCCCAGAGTGTACCCGTGCTATGATGAAGCTTGTGTACTGCCCCCACTGTAGAGGCCTGGCCTCCGTCAAGCCCTGTGCCAACTACTGCAGAAACGTCATGAAGGGCTGCCTTGCCAACCAGGCCGACCTGGACACCGAGTGGCAGAACCTCGTCGGTGAGAGAAACACACGTGCACTCacacatgcccacacacacacaacacacacaaataagCACACACTCTCACAGTCTTTTCCTCGATTCTCTTCCCTGTCTCTATTGTCCAGACACCATGCTGCAGGTGGCGTCTAGTTTCAGTGCTGACCCCAGTGTGGATGTGGTCATCTACTCCCTCCCCATCCGCATCTCAGAGGCCATCCTCTACATGCAGGAGAACACAGAGGTCTTCACCAGCAAGGTCAGTTCAACCAGCACCAAACCCTGACTAAACCTTCTCACTCCCACTCATGGCCCATTCTCTTCAGTGTTAGATGTGTCTAAAGGTGTGGGTTTCATTGTGTGTTTGGTGGTAGGTGTTCCAGGCCTGTGGGACCCCCAGGGTGGCAGACACACAGAGCTCAGGGtctgaggagagaaagaagagagtgaACCCTGCCAGCACCGCAATGGAGTACAAACCCAGCCCCACTGTAGGGGTCCCACTGGagatgcaggtgtgtgtgtcatTAGAACTGCAGGACATCCTctctgtcttgtgtgtgtgtgtgtgctgagtatTCAAACTATGTCTTATCTCTCCTAGATATCTGATGTGTCTAGTAAGCTGCGGGAGATGCAGCAGTACTGGGTCCAGCTGCCAGCTGCTCTGTGCAATAGTAAAGTGGCAGCAGGAGCAGCTGGTGACAAGTGCTGGAATGGCATGACCAAGGCCAGGTATGATGAGAACCTGTCCAGTGTTTTAGCTGTCTggcagagacagactgttaatgacACATTGTCAACAGTAATATGTAGAATATCATCCCCTAAACATAGTATACTATTCCTCCTCACCTGTCTGAGAACATCTGTACAGTGCTGGATGTGAATTGCTCAGGTAACCCTGAGATGCACTTTAGAACCAGGATGAACATGCTAACCATTCACACAGCAGCAGACAgtgcacagagacacagcactGCCTATTAGTCATGTAACACTCTCTCTGGTTAGAGTGAATCCCCCAAGACCCTCTGTATCTCAGTCTGAAATGGCCTCCCCTTCCCCTCACCCCCTTTTGTGCTATTCAACTAAATTGATTATTGAGCAGTTTACCTCCCTTTCTGCAGTGCCACAACTCCTCCCTTGTTGGATTGAGATTGGGCAATTTGATTTATAGTGGGCTGTTGACTCTGAAATATGTGACAGACTATGTCATAAAAAATGTATGTACTTGTGGGTTCATGGGTGTGTTTGTGATAGTTTTTCAAGCAGCATGTCCAATGCTGATATaaatgtgtgagggtgtgtgagtttgtgtgcatAAATGTGTGTAGCTAGATTTacatccaattggcaacagattttcatgGGAATATTCTAAAATCCACATAAAGGAAACtgcgcattttcccaccagtggtgtatttccaccaaactgacttgtcGCGGATAAAAATCAGTgcgtgatgacatagtgcacacaaaatgttttcatgtaccgaataaaaatcgAATGTTCAAtatgtttccatcgcattttcaactctaccgatAGTTTTTTTCACAAAAACTATAGCAAATGTGCCCACTTTGGTCTTGGCACATGCACTCCAGCCAACAGATCGCtgatacagtgcaggtaggctgTGCAGGTAGGCTGTGCAGGTAGACTGTGCAGGTAGGCTGTGCAGGTAGGCCAGTCTACATTATGATTATTATGGAACAGCACAATAATAGTTTTATTTGCCAAACGGCAGCCAAGCCTCGATGATCAtttcaccagaataagacccttgatatttattggaactgagcatcaagctcatcaccgtgcactttcaccaccctgtgaagttcatcataacttatttcatctgtaataaactgcatgctttcccgagtTGTAGTGGGTGGACCACACACCATGTTAtcgtgtgactccaagtttacctCTATATGaaggttattatatcaatatttcaaatcaaaatgtattggtcgcatacacatatttagcaggtgGGTTTGCAGGTGTAGATAAATGCTTGTGTACatcgctccaacagtgcagtaatatctgacaataAACAACGCCATTTCTCACATAATTAATTTGACAGACTATCCCACCATGTTGAATGAAGAAATTATCTATCAAATTGTACAGCAACGTCTTGCTTCCATCACACCTGTCGTGATACGGTATTCAGCGCTTAATTTGTAAATCGGCAATAGATAGTGAGCGCGAGAGGGGGTTATCCAGTGGACTCGAGGTACCGGAACGCATGAGAAAAACAGTGACAAACAACGTAGCAGCAGCGCAGCAGACCAAGTATCCTACTAGCTATGGGGGTGCAACTGACAGCGTTCTCTAAGGTGCTGATTCATTCAAAGCATTTTAGACGTCCCTGTAGAACACCCGCCATAGGTATAGCCTATAGTATGCCCACATACTAGATTATGGCCCTGGGGTTTACACAAATCCAACATTTCTTACAAGCTTAATTTTCAAGACATCAATGTACAGCAACATTTTTAgacggctgtgataggagaaaactgaggatgggtcaacaacattagttactccacaatactaacctaaatgacagcgTGAAAAGAACGAAgattgtacagaataaaaaatatcccgaaatatgcatcctgtttgcaacaaggcacttaggtaattctgcaaaaaatgtggcaaagaaacaaactttttgtcctgaatacaaagcattatgtttggggcaaatccaacacatcactgagcacCACTTTTCATGTTTTCAATCACtgtgttggctgcatcatgttatgggcatctgcaaggactatggagttttttttaaaggataaaacagaatacagctataagcacaggcaaaatcctagaggaaaatcttgTTCAGTCTGCTATCCAACAGACACCGGGAGATGATTTAaactt
Encoded proteins:
- the LOC118390759 gene encoding glypican-1-like, whose protein sequence is MDFLPALLFFFLSAVPLSADNANSKARSCLDVRQFYSGKGFTLNGVPQTEISGEHLRICPQGYTCCTSAMEETLSNLSRREFEGLVREAGRSLQASLNTQYRSFDTYFTDLLNRSERSLQESFLATLGSLYSKNAPVFQDLYADLRRYYRGSAVNLEETLNDFWARLLERLFKASSLPQYTLTDDYLECVAKQTETLRPFGDVPRDLKPKVTRAFVAARSFVQGLTVSGEVVRKVSQVPLSPECTRAMMKLVYCPHCRGLASVKPCANYCRNVMKGCLANQADLDTEWQNLVDTMLQVASSFSADPSVDVVIYSLPIRISEAILYMQENTEVFTSKVFQACGTPRVADTQSSGSEERKKRVNPASTAMEYKPSPTVGVPLEMQISDVSSKLREMQQYWVQLPAALCNSKVAAGAAGDKCWNGMTKARYLPEVMGDGLASQINNPEVEIDITKPDMTIRQQIMQLKIMTNRLRNALNGNDVDFQDASDDISGSGSGMCTGESCARSGPRVIVPKTDSTRYYNPPENKKVKGTGTQTHPSILLPLLSLATLLLRR